TTCGACGTGCAGCGGGGGGAGACGACCGATGCCGTCGACGTGTTCAGTACCCGCCCCGACACCATCTACGGCGCGACCTACCTCGCGGTGTCGCCGGGCCACGAACTGGCGCGCGACCTCGCCGACGCGGACGAGGACGTCGCGGAGTACGTCGAACGCGTCCGTGAGCAGGATCCCGACGAGGTCGGCTTCTCGGGCGTCGAAACCGACGCGACGGCGGTCCACCCGCTGACCGGCGAGGAGTTGCCGGTCTACGTCGCCGGCTACGTCTTGGAGGACGTCGGCACCGGCGCGGTGATGGGCGTCCCCGCGCACAACGAGCGCGACCACGCGTTCGCCCGCGAGCACGACCTGCCGATCGAGGGCGTGATCGCGCCGACGGACGCCACCCGCGAGGTCGACCTCGAGAGCGAACCCTACACCGGCGAGGGAATCCTCGAGGACAGCGGCGACTACTCGGGACTCGAGAGCGAGACCGCCCGCGAGCGCCTCGTGGCCGACCACGACGCGCTCGAGGAGGACGTCACCTACCGCCTGCGCGACTGGCTGATCTCCCGGCAGCGCTACTGGGGGACGCCGATCCCGGTCGTCCACTGCGACGACTGCGGCCCCGTGCTGGTGCCCGACGAGGACCTGCCCGTCGAACTGCCGGAGTTCGTCCGCACGACGGGGAACCCGCTCGAGGAACACGATTCGTTCCGCGAGACGGAGTGCCCCGAGTGCGGCGGGCCGGCGCGCCGCGAGACGGACACGATGGACACCTTCGTCGACTCCTCGTGGTACTACCTGCGGTTCCTCTCGCCCGACTACGACGACGGACCGTTCGACACCGAGCGGGCCGAGGAATGGATGCCGATCGACGTCTACGTCGGCGGCGACGAACACGCCGTGCTCCACCTGCTGTACATCCGGTTTTTCGCCCGGGCGCTGTCGGATCTCGGCCTGTTGGACTGCCGGGAGCCCGTCGAGGAACTCGTCAGCCAGGGGACGGTGCTGTACGACGGCGAGAAGATGTCCAGTTCGAAGGGGAACTCCGTCACGCCCCGGGAGTACGGCGCGGAGACCACGCGGCTGTTCGTCCTCTCGGCGGCCCACCCCGAACAGGACTTCGAGTGGACCGCGAACAACGTTCGGGGCGCCTACGACCTCCAGCAGGACCTCTACTCGATGGCGACCGCGTTCGTCGAGGACGGCGACACCCGCCTCGAGCGCCGCCCCCACGACGAGTACCTCGCTCGAGAGATCGATCGGACGATCGCGGCGGTCACGGAGGAGTACGAGCGGTTCCGCTTCCACCGCGCCGCGACAGAGATCCGGGAACTCGCGCAACTGCTCCGGCGCTACCGCGAGTACGACCGGCCGCACGACGAGACCTACCGCCGCGGGCTGCTGACCTTGGCGGCGCTGATCGCGCCGATGGCGCCCCACCTCGGCGAGGAGTGCTGGAACAAGCTCCGTGGCGAAGGGCTGGTCGTCGAGGCCGACTGGCCCGAACCCGAGCGTGAGGTCGACGACTACCGCCGCGAGCGTCGGCTGGTTGAACGCACCCTCGAGGACGTTCGCGACATCGTCGACGTCGCGGCGATCGACGAACCCGAGCGGATCGAACTGGTCGTCGCGGAGGAGTGGAAGTACCGCGCGGCCGACCACCTCCGCGAAC
The DNA window shown above is from Halopiger xanaduensis SH-6 and carries:
- the leuS gene encoding leucine--tRNA ligase, which produces MTSHYDHAQVQEFWQYVWERDDVYELDEDAADPTYVLGMFPYTSGTLHMGHVRNYAITDAYARYRRMQGDDVLHPMGWDAFGLPAENAAYERASDPESWTQACIRRMREELETMGFGYDWSREITTCEPEYYQWNQWLFKRFYEEGLVEYEAASVNWCPDCETVLADAQVAEQETGDRVCWRCETPVGRRELDQWFFTITDYADELYEGLDDLEGWPDGVREIQRNWIGRQEGVRITFDVQRGETTDAVDVFSTRPDTIYGATYLAVSPGHELARDLADADEDVAEYVERVREQDPDEVGFSGVETDATAVHPLTGEELPVYVAGYVLEDVGTGAVMGVPAHNERDHAFAREHDLPIEGVIAPTDATREVDLESEPYTGEGILEDSGDYSGLESETARERLVADHDALEEDVTYRLRDWLISRQRYWGTPIPVVHCDDCGPVLVPDEDLPVELPEFVRTTGNPLEEHDSFRETECPECGGPARRETDTMDTFVDSSWYYLRFLSPDYDDGPFDTERAEEWMPIDVYVGGDEHAVLHLLYIRFFARALSDLGLLDCREPVEELVSQGTVLYDGEKMSSSKGNSVTPREYGAETTRLFVLSAAHPEQDFEWTANNVRGAYDLQQDLYSMATAFVEDGDTRLERRPHDEYLAREIDRTIAAVTEEYERFRFHRAATEIRELAQLLRRYREYDRPHDETYRRGLLTLAALIAPMAPHLGEECWNKLRGEGLVVEADWPEPEREVDDYRRERRLVERTLEDVRDIVDVAAIDEPERIELVVAEEWKYRAADHLREREESDADLESVLEAVDADVDRDAVATFLAERADRTGRGTEPALEADRERNLLERAAWLVTDEFGADVTVRRATGDDELATKARPGKPAIRIT